One part of the Polycyclovorans algicola TG408 genome encodes these proteins:
- a CDS encoding response regulator produces the protein MAKIMVVDDSPTDVANLKRILEKAGHVVLVSADAGDALARIREEHPDVVLMDVVMPGVNGFQATRTLSRDTATAHIPVIVVSAKNQETDRVWALRQGAKEYLVKPFKDAELLNKIAQVLGSG, from the coding sequence ATGGCGAAGATCATGGTGGTGGATGACTCACCCACCGACGTGGCAAACCTGAAACGCATCCTCGAAAAAGCGGGGCACGTGGTGCTGGTGTCGGCCGATGCCGGCGACGCCTTGGCCCGCATCCGCGAGGAACACCCGGACGTGGTGCTGATGGACGTGGTGATGCCGGGCGTCAACGGTTTTCAAGCGACGCGTACCTTGTCACGCGACACCGCCACGGCACACATTCCGGTGATCGTGGTCAGCGCCAAAAATCAGGAAACCGACCGCGTCTGGGCGCTGCGTCAGGGGGCCAAGGAGTACCTGGTCAAGCCGTTCAAAGACGCTGAGCTGCTCAACAAGATCGCACAGGTGCTGGGCAGCGGCTGA
- a CDS encoding methyl-accepting chemotaxis protein translates to MAEATGQDVGAGLRRRDYILLGGAIALLVAALLMALITQTAQTRGSYWLETVRGIPDSVARIALVSGEINRGVTPDLQVISTLTADVDELTLGLIEGNEIYELPALPALMQEDAEALRAAWGRLQTPLSTIIRLTPDFDIGVGEARGLVEAVRGPEGLYPMHLELAENLVARQARPAASVMLAQQMASLDRFAGTAARLFTEGREARNFYEQLVALLADITARNEEMLREAATRDLAETVAPDLATLTTTVNDMIVRVGSIATLQELVADLPKEVPNVTGAAGVLAGQLVQRDAQLAAYPVISAIAVALAIALLVAYGTLASRNVRGRMVRAESQDAQRQQAILGLLDEITNLADGDLTVDVTVTEDFTGAIADSLNYTVQNMRELVGTITRTSERVAAGAGATQQLAQNMSAGSERQASDIASLTLQMNETANTLTGVAERAESVAEQAGESVDVARSGSETARGTINVMAALREQIQDTSKRIKRLGESSQEIGNIIELINDIAEQTGTLALNAAIQAAMAGEQGRGFAVVAEEVQRLAERASTATRQVETLVKTIQADTNEAIISMERSTHNVVNGARSAEEAGGALSRVQLSSQTMAELIGAIAGDARRQSASTTDAARRMQGVREISTQTSRASAETAKAVEELTALSAQLRQSVTGFKLPEGS, encoded by the coding sequence ATGGCAGAGGCAACCGGGCAGGACGTCGGGGCGGGTCTGCGGCGACGCGATTACATCTTGCTGGGCGGCGCAATCGCCCTGCTGGTGGCGGCGCTGCTGATGGCGCTGATCACGCAAACCGCTCAAACGCGTGGCAGCTACTGGTTGGAAACGGTTCGCGGCATTCCCGACAGCGTCGCGCGCATCGCCCTGGTCAGCGGCGAGATCAACCGCGGGGTGACCCCTGACCTGCAGGTGATCAGCACCCTCACCGCCGACGTTGACGAATTGACGCTGGGCCTGATCGAAGGCAACGAGATCTATGAACTGCCGGCCCTGCCGGCCTTGATGCAAGAAGACGCCGAAGCGCTGCGCGCCGCCTGGGGCCGGCTGCAAACACCCTTGAGCACCATCATTCGCTTGACGCCGGACTTTGACATCGGCGTTGGCGAGGCACGCGGTCTGGTCGAGGCAGTGCGCGGTCCCGAGGGGCTCTACCCCATGCATCTGGAGCTTGCGGAGAACCTGGTCGCCCGCCAGGCCCGGCCAGCCGCCAGCGTCATGCTCGCACAGCAGATGGCCAGCCTCGATCGCTTCGCCGGTACGGCAGCACGCCTGTTCACCGAAGGCCGCGAGGCGCGCAACTTCTACGAGCAACTGGTCGCCCTGCTGGCCGACATCACGGCGCGCAACGAAGAAATGCTGCGCGAAGCCGCCACCCGGGATCTGGCCGAGACGGTGGCACCCGATCTGGCGACACTGACCACCACGGTCAACGACATGATCGTTCGCGTCGGCAGCATCGCCACGCTTCAGGAACTGGTCGCCGACCTGCCCAAGGAAGTGCCCAACGTCACCGGGGCGGCCGGCGTGTTGGCCGGCCAGTTGGTTCAGCGTGACGCGCAGTTGGCGGCCTACCCGGTCATCAGCGCCATCGCCGTGGCCTTGGCCATCGCCCTGCTGGTCGCCTACGGCACGCTCGCCTCGCGCAACGTGCGCGGCCGCATGGTCAGGGCCGAATCTCAGGACGCCCAACGCCAGCAGGCGATTCTCGGGCTGCTGGATGAAATCACCAACCTCGCCGACGGCGACCTGACGGTCGACGTCACGGTGACCGAAGACTTCACCGGCGCCATTGCCGACTCGCTGAATTACACCGTGCAGAACATGCGCGAGTTGGTCGGCACCATTACCCGCACGTCCGAGCGCGTCGCCGCAGGCGCCGGCGCCACCCAGCAGCTGGCACAGAACATGTCGGCGGGCTCGGAGCGACAGGCCAGCGATATCGCGTCGCTGACCCTGCAGATGAACGAGACCGCAAACACCCTGACCGGCGTGGCCGAGCGCGCCGAGTCGGTGGCCGAACAGGCCGGTGAGTCGGTCGATGTCGCCCGTAGTGGTTCCGAGACCGCGCGCGGTACGATCAACGTCATGGCCGCGCTGCGCGAGCAGATTCAGGACACCTCGAAGCGCATCAAACGCCTCGGTGAGTCGTCGCAGGAAATCGGCAACATCATCGAGCTGATCAACGACATTGCCGAACAGACCGGCACCCTGGCCCTCAACGCGGCCATCCAGGCCGCCATGGCGGGCGAGCAGGGACGGGGTTTCGCGGTGGTCGCCGAAGAAGTGCAGCGCCTCGCCGAGCGCGCCTCGACCGCCACGCGTCAGGTCGAAACCCTGGTCAAGACGATTCAGGCCGACACCAACGAAGCCATCATTTCGATGGAGCGTTCGACCCACAACGTGGTCAATGGAGCCCGCAGTGCCGAAGAGGCCGGCGGTGCGCTGAGCCGCGTGCAGCTGAGTTCGCAGACCATGGCCGAGCTGATCGGCGCCATTGCCGGCGATGCGCGTCGCCAGTCGGCCAGCACCACCGATGCCGCCAGACGGATGCAGGGTGTTCGCGAAATTTCGACCCAAACCTCGCGCGCCTCGGCCGAAACCGCGAAGGCGGTCGAAGAACTCACGGCGCTGTCAGCGCAACTCCGACAGTCAGTAACCGGCTTCAAGTTGCCTGAAGGAAGCTGA